The window CCCACTCAACTCAGTGTGGGTAGCAGCATCCAAGCTTACGTCAGCCACGTCAATTCCCCCACAAACTTTTATTGCCAACCCCTTGAACAGGCTGCCGAGTTAGAGAATCTAATGAGCCAAATCGTCACTGTGATGTCACCCCCGTTGGCTAGCCACCTACTTGCTATAGAGGATCTCATTCCTGGAAGGATCTGTCTTGCTCAGTACAGTGAGGACAATGAGTGGTACCGAGCATTGGTGAAAAGTGTGAAAGACATCGAAGTGTCTTTGTTGTATGTGGACTATGGCAACACAGAGCTTAGCACTTCTGACAAGATTGTCGACTTACCAGAACAGTTTCAGCCAGTTGCCATTCAGGCGATTCACTGCTCTGCTTTCGAAGGTCTGGACACTGACATGAGGTGGAAGGAAGAGCAAACCAGCAAGTTTCAGAAGCTAGTCTCTCAGTGTGACCACATCACTGTAACTGTGACTAGTGTATctcccactgggcagtatgtAATGGAAGTTAGCACTAATGGAAATATCATCGACTTCTCATCACTCTTAGAGGAACAAGTGGAAGGATTAGTGCCTCTGGCACCATTACAATCTCTCTCTTCTGAACCTGCTGATCTGATTGACTTCTCAAAAGTGACCACTGAAGGTTCTGCTGCTAGCAGTACCTCCCTTGACACCGGGTCAGAATGTGGAGAGACAGAGTCTGATAGTGAGTCAGTCGGAAAACCTCTCATCAAGGCTCCATTCAAACTCAGTTTGGCCATTCAGGAGTCACTCGAAGTGAATGTCGTGTTTGTGCAGAGCCCTTCTTTGATGTACATCCAGAGAGCGGACTGTAAAGCTGTGTTAAACAGCCTGAGTGAAGAAATCAAGCAGTACTGTGCAAATTTTGGAGATTCTCAAAAGGAATTTTCCTTGACGTTTCACAAAGGTGACTATGTACTAGCCAAAAACTCTGCTGATGGTGAATGGTATCGTGCTGAAGTGACAGGTGTTGATTCTGAAGATGGAACTACTAAAGTTTCACTTATTGATTATGGAAATATCGAGATTATCCCACCAGAAGACGTGGTCATGTGCCCTGAGAACCTACTTGAACTCCCTGCCCAAGCAATCCCATGTTCTCTTGCTCAAGTCCCAAGACGAGACTCATGGCCTCTCGAGTACAAGGAGCTGATCAACCGGTTGGTTGAAGGCAGAGTGTTGAGGGCGACTGTGATTCTCCCGGCGAGTCAGGGAATGAGACCCACTGTTAAGCTGGAGGACATACAGACAAACATCGATCTCTCAGATCAAGTTTTGTTGAACCTACACGAAGAGTGTGAGTTTGGCTCAAATAATGTAATAGCTGAATTGTCCGAAGGTGAGGATTTGGACCCACCACTTGATGCTCATCCTGAAGTCACAGAAGACAGCAGTTCAGGCCGTTTATGCTTTGCTGAAGAAGAGCCCAATATACAAGAGGTTAGACTGCTCAGAGAAAGGAAGTTTGAAATAGGTTCGGCACACTCTGTGTTTGTACTTACCTGTGAAAGTCCACACTATTTTCTCTGCCAACTGACTGACGAAGCAGGCATATTAGAGTCCATTGTGTCTCAACTAAAACAGCTCTGTGACAGTCCTCTCGACAACCCTCCTCAACAAGGCAACATACTGGCTTCCCAGTTCAGTGAAGATTACCTGTGGTATCGTGCACGAGTAGACAGCTCTGAGTCAGGCCTCACTGAGGTTACCTTCATTGACTATGGTAACTCCGAGGCTGTCACCCTGGATAAGTTGCAATTCCTCCCGAAGTCCCTTCTTTCTCACCCTCCGTTAGCTTTGGAGTGTTTCCTGGCAGGTATTGAAGCATGTTCTATTGATGGTGTGTTTTGTGAAGATGCAGCTGTTAAATTTCTTGAGCATGTGGGAGACAAAGAGGCAAGAATTGAGATTGTTTCAATAGACACAACAGGTCATCTAGGTGTGGTACTAACAACTGCCACTGGAGTGAATATTGGAAATGTGCTAATCGAGTCAAAGCTGGCTTCTCCTCTCATTGCCAGTCCAGAAACTGATTTACACTCACTTTCTAACGTAGTCAAAGAGCCTCAAGAACATTTTTCTCACGAAGATGAGGAACCAATCAATCCGAAAGATATACAGGCTAAGCTAGTAGTCTCACAACAAAACATGGTATCTGTGGAGGAGGTACGTGTGGAAGTAACCAAAGAAAATGAAGACAGAGTTCCATTACCTGACCTCCATATAGCATCTTCACAAGATGATGAGATGGCTGATACAGCATTTAGCGTGCAAGAAACATCTCACTCATCAGACGAAACAACTGTCTCAGTATCAGTCAATTATGTAGCAGCTGAGTTTCACCCAGAAAGCGAATCTATTTCTCAACAGCTAACATCTATGGAcccacctcctgtcaacaCCAATGAGAACAACAGTAATGGTTCTGCTTTGTCTTTTATAACCGAATCGAATCCAACTCAATCAACTCTGACCCAAGCCACTAATAGCTACTCAATCAATGAATGTTATCATGCTTACAATTTGTTACCAGCAAGCGAAGATGAAGAAATTTTCTCACAACCAGAAAACGAATATGCAACCATCTTCTCCACACCAACTCTCACACCTGGTAGTCGGCACAAAGTGGAGTTTGTGCACCTGGCAACACCAGAAGACTTTGTGTGTGTCCTAACAGAGAAGGCCGATATTTTGAAGCAGATGGCTACTGAAATGACTGATAATGATTCCCTACCAGCTGTTAAACAACCTGCACCTGGTTTGCCTGTAGCTGTCTTTAATGATAAAGACAGAGAGTGGTGTCGTGCTGTTGTACGCTCTGTTGGGATGTCACTCAGTATGGTCAAGCTGTACTTACTGGACAAAGGGACAAGTGACATGACACCACTTTCTAAGCTCAGACCTCTCTCAAAAAGTCATGCTGAACTACTACCACCTCAAGCTTTGAGATGTCAACTTAGTGTTCTGCATGAGAATGACTTCGACCCTAATGTTGTCACAAAAGGGGAACCATGGGAGCTCAATTGGCCAAACAGCTGTAGTCACCACCTGCGTAAACTCACCGAAAACAGTAATGAAATCTACTTAGAGATCCTTTCAGCCGGAAatgactatacatgtacctatgaAGTCACACTGCTGGATTGCTCTACTGACCCTGCTCTCAACCTCAGACAGGTTGTGATCGATAAACTCCGTACACTCACTGAAACCACCGTTCTCTCCCCTATATGTCCAATTGCTCACGAGGAATCGTTTGAAGCTGCCCGAATGCAAGTTGACTTTGAGGAGCTCTCAAACCCTGATGACCAAGTCACAGTCGGTGTTGATAGCATGGCTGTTACACCACCTTTCTCACCTGAACCAGTTTCAAGCACATCTGTAGAGGCTGTTGTTACACCACCTCTCTCACCTGAACCAGTTTCAAATACATCTGTAGAGGCTGTTACACCACCTCTCTCACCTGAACCAGTTTCAAATACATCTGTAGAGGCTGTTACACCACCTCTCTCACCGGAACCAGTTTCAAATACATTTGTGGAGGGCATAGAGAACAGCATGGCTGTTACACCACCTTTCTCACCTGAACCAGTTTCAAGCACATCTGTAGAGGCTGTTACACCACCTCTCTCACCTGAACCAGTTTCAAATACATCTGTAGTGGCTGTTACACCACCTTTCTCACCTGAACCAGTTTCAAGCACATCTGTAGAGGCTGTTACACCACCTCTCTCACCTGAACCAGTTTCAAACACATCTGCAGAGGTCGTGGAGAACAGCGTGGCTGTTACACCACCTCTCTCACCTGAACCAGTTTCAAACCCACTGGCAGAGGGCATAGAGAACTGTATGGCTGTTACACCACTTCTCTCATCCGGAATAATTTCTGGAGAGGGCATGAAGAACGGAAAAGTTGAAGTAGTTCGTCATCATTCGCAAATGTCAGAAGGCGAGACACAATCCGATGTGCTGCCCAGTGAAATCCAGGCAGCCATTCCAGGGGTATATGTCCCATCCAATTATGATGACCGTGACTTCATTGATGGTGAAACATCCGTGTCCACTGGTGAGGGTGATAGAAGCGCTGGTAAGATCTCTGACTCTGGGGAGGAGGTTGCTGTAAGTGGTGTGGAGGGAGAGACAAGTGCTGGAGAAATGGACATGTCCAGGGAAAACAATTTGCATCCCTCAGAAGACCAGGCCTATAAAAGTGAGTGTGCATTGCATTCTATCATTGTTTTGTAAATGCCAATATATTTTCGGCTCTAGAATTACATTCAATTTTTCAGTGGCTGTTCTAGAATGTCTCCAGGGTTTATTTTAGTCGAGGTGGTGGATGAATTTTTACCTTGCATATGGAGCATGTGGAAATTTATAAATCACTTTCTAGAAGAGAACTACCGTATaacgcgaaatttttgtggcacttatatttcgtagaatggcctctaaaagtatttggaatgactgcttaccggaagccacacccttTAATCTTTATATATTATAGCGGATAATTctaacaattttcgtgtagaattgctaacccacgaaatcgaAAATTAAGCCCTTTGAAAAActcgtgctatacggtatatcccTCACTGTTTCACTGTTTATAAATAACAGCCTGCAACTTGAGTCTGTTGACTAGTTTTCTAAAGAATTTTTTCTGTTtaaaatccccccccccctcccccccaaatATTGGCGTGCCGAAAATGAAATTGTAGTACTCAAGGATCACACCATGAACAATTTAATTTGATCTTTGTGGGATATGATAAAAGAAAAATTgctattgttataattataataattatgggcatAGTTTTGACGTCAGAGTAGGCTCTTGTGTAGATAGTAGTGAACCAGAGAAGGTGCGACAAGTGCGGTGTATCTCGAGCCATTAGCCTCGATTGAAAactgtaattatgcctcggtgcgcatgcgcaagcgaggtatacggtagtgtatctgtctgtgtgtgtgtgactgctacagctgctcaagaatcaatgaagttcaagtaagagtttctataggcttctagtcatgttttcttggatttaattcgtggatttgcaaatgcttcattctcaagttatgcctagttttgcttacttggaatgccattgcagctttTTCATAAGAGTGCGttgcaaaacttgtccatggagtgttgctactctacttagtacttagctctgcactagaacgctggCTAtaggtagctgcaagagtgataaggaagagagctgcaaggctctgctagtgccattcattttagacttggacttttggcattgatcgtttttgACAACAATCATAGTTGAAGTTCTCtgtagcaaaattaatgcaaaaatgttcatcatgataataatgatagctatagtagctttatgttatgtagctatgttatgtagctttgacacctccaccgaggcatcagcacccgcggtgctttcattataattagtaTTACATTTCGCTCACGTGTTGTGAGTCAGCTATCCTAATACTCGTGTCAAAAATACTAGCTAACAGGCAACAATAGCTGCTGCTTAGAAAGGTTAAGTTCTCTCAGTTCTCAGAGCATGCTGTCCCTGTGTGCAATTTCTGTATTGTGATTCTCTGACTCATAAAAACAACACGTGAGCGGAATGTAATTACAGTTTTTCAATCAGAGGCAAATTTTTCGGAGCTGCACTGCGCCTGCCGTCTTTCTCCGATAGTAAATCTTGCATGATAGAAATTCATACTCGTTTAGTGAAGTGAATAATTCAAACCATCTCTCCTGCTTCTTTTGATCTCTGAGCACGAACAAATAAAGATGCAACAGCCACTGTGGAGCCATCTGGATGCGCCTAGCCAGAAAATCCTTCCTTTTGATACTTTAATTGTTGTGGCCTACATTTTCATCACTCTAGTTCTTTCTCTGTTAGCAAAGCATTGTCAATAGTAATCTCTGCATTCATTTGAGATTGGTTCAAGCGCTTCTTTGTGCAACATTTTAAGGAGAAGGTTCAACTTAACGCACCTACGTGGGAATTAAATGTAAAGTGCGTAAATGTTGTTGTCCCACGGGTATCTCACCCATTTTATTATTTCCTATTGTCAAGAAGCCTTCTGCAGAGCCTGTTTTGACATTGTGGTTCGTAATAAACGTACGATGTACtattttactgcatgtacttatTAATAGCGTACTGGGTATCACAGTAATTGCAAGTCGTCAAGCGAGTAATTGCACGGGGCTTGTTTTCAAATAACTGACGCAATTAAACTACGTTATTCTGTGAGCATTGTTGTCCTAGGGTATAGGCTCAATAAGTACATTCAAGACTTGGTACTTTTTAATGTAGTTAGCGCAGGAAAATTAGTATTGTCTGACAGTATCTATGACAGGTTTGTTCGCTGTGTGCATAATAAGTTTTCATATATGCAGCTTCCTTTGTGACTATCTAATGGCAACTGTTACTGTTGTTGGAAAACTTTCAATTTGACGCAGTGTGTATTTAACTTTCCTATGTATGTTAATGATTCATTTAACACcattataatgtttttgttgtCACTTCATCCATTTACCTTGTCATTAAATTTtgcatcattataattatacgtaatgtTTTTCTTTCACATTCTAATTGAAGGGCATACATTAAaatatactaccgtatagcaggttattttcgtgtGGTGGAAAGGTTCGTATAAATTAATTTGTATTGAAGAGTATCATACAAACTTATTCTActgcaatagattcaacgtcactatcctgaacTGTACGAATACAAAATGTTTAAATGGGCAGTTCATACAAATATTagccgctatacggtatgtgacGTTAATTACAAGTTTTGGAGTCTGATTAGCAAATCCTCCTTAAGTTGAAATTTGTGTTTGATAGTCAAAAGACCTTCCAACGTTTCTTCcaaaaatttaaccacattgtCCAGATCTTCTTCCCAGCTAGTAGGATCTACACCGACCACCtcttcatacagtacacagtagGCCCTCTTAAATGCAGTTATCAGAAACTGATGATCTTGCTTATCCATACTGGTCATAGTACTATAAAAGATGTCCTCTTGAAATAGTTTGAATACTCTTGGCTTCAGCTGAGAATGAGCCAGTCCAGTATTTACAATTTTCTTTATGCTTTCGATTGCTTTTGTGATATCTTCTTCAGACAGTTCTTCTGGTGGCTCCAACTGTCGAATAGCACTCTCAGCTCCTCCGTGATCGATCTGATGTATTCGTTTGTAAATTTTGCAAACCACATCTGCCAGTAGGTCAGATGGATTAGCACCGGGATTGTGTTCAACCTCTGTCGGAAGGGCCCCTATTGCTAGATTTCCAGCTGTATGCATATCGCCTTTTCTTTTGAGATGTCTTTTTACCAGGCAGGCAATGACAATCAGTAATATGAACAAGAGAAGAAAAACAAAGCATCCAATCACCGACACTATTATGATGATTTCATACAACTGTTCAGTGCTTAGGGGGCGACTTCTTGTATCTGTAGTGAAAAATTGTATTCATGCTTCTCAAACAAAAACAATCGTGGATAGCGAGCTCAGAAaggataattatttttttcttcCACGATTCTTTTGACAGCTAGTGCGTGGTTAGTATAAGTGCGCTCTACACGATACACAtagctcagaggaggtacgacaggcacGGTGCAGCTTAAGTAATTAGCCTCTCAGCAATAACATTGTAACGTTAGTGTTTAATCAGAGACTAATTGCTAGAGCTCATTTTCTGTTATTAGATATGCATTTGTCATGCTGCACTGcacctgtcgtacctcctctgcatagctacatgtacaaacacaaATTGGTAGGGACTTACCCAGAACACGTGACTTGTCACTTTTTGGTCCCATTTCCAGATTTTGAGTAATGAGGGCAACTTGCAGTGTAAATTCTGTATCCAAAATTGCCTGAGGGGGGGCTCTCTCCAGATAAATTATATTTTCAGTGTTAATAAAACCGTCTTTTGTAATTATTGGGATAGTACTTGTCGGATTGTTGAGAGGCGTGTACTCAATGTAGAGGTTAACATCAATCGGAATTACGTCATGCAGTTTAATGTCGAAAAAGATGTTTCCCTCTTGAGTAACACTTACTGTCATACCTGAAAATCCACCTGCATGTGTTTTTGGGATCATGATAATCAGTGGAACCCTCCCCCTCATAATCCCTCGACGTATGAAATAGTTTACAATACACCCTCATGGAATTTTTGCATTACATGTtatactagagcactaaagtgcaaaccctcggctggtgacatgattataaagaaaccagaaatataatgcagtgccatatagtgatgttgttatcacgtatgacttgcacagcaactaaggagcaataaaactaaaccagactggaggcatgctgaaacatttgagaacaggtagtggtactatatgcactgtggattaggatcacagcaaagaagcctggagtctcagagaagtatggctccaggtcctgtggagtaggatcccagtcagctaaaagcaggagctataattcaagctttctactttagtgaccctgttccattgttcctggtatatacagctttctactttagtgaccctgttccatcgttcttggtacaggatcacttcagttataagtaacgcatgtgcaagttctgttcaagctacattttgctcgcttttattagacaacgaagctttaacaccgaaagctgccactatccaaagtactaacttgttgtgtggaggctactcatgctgtaaacgcagtgctagaacatccaggtaagcagacctagtcacaagcttcttagcttttgctcgacaaaaaagctttaacatcaaaatctgccactatttaaatcaagatattgttgtgtgaaggctatccatgctgtaaacgcagtgctgtggcatccaggtgagtagaaaagccgatcacaaacaaacaaacaaacaaacaaaccaaccgactactatacccgtggccgcccacgcgcctcgggtaataactTAGAAcctaactatatacatgtaggttgtAGCAAAGGCTTATAAAGAGAAGTGGGCATGCAACTCGTGATCGGGctattctcagaatcagcACTTTTTATCTGTTACTATATAAGACATTCCACGTGGGAGGAATGCTCTACTGGTTTCTATCGTgtagctagaaatttctgcggcCCAAAAATTCTGCGAATAATTGTAAAAAAACCTTCTGCGAATTAAACTTTCAACTGTTAAATTAATTTGTTAATTTATTTgcggataataattatagcagaatTCGCAGAATTTTTGGGCCGCAGACATTTCTAGCTATATGGTatttatagtacatgtagatccTGTCTCTGATATGAAGTGCATGCCTTTCTCTTTATAAGCCCTTCGTTGtagcagagatacaaaagaaaggggattggaaacaaccgcccacgccctatgtaaaaggactgacatccggtgaagcactccgtgtaattattgcgctcgcaaataattacatggaaaagttttatatccctggtttctagctctcctatccactagagatcactcagggcctgggagatacttgagagaagtaagcttataccactgacaagctctaagtccgttgtctttactctgtttccaatttttttgagtttagcttgaattactctatgtcaacttttctctgtccctcttgtgaagtcaaaacagcaaaggacattgcttgacttggttattatgtatctaagtgctacatagaatggcttcatgctataaataagctgtactgttcataaacgtttgcagtatagtccttcaaactgctttagtatacttttagacacgccacgggcctgtccctcctacgacttcatagtaaaggctatttcttcttgcatagcatttatttgtctagtaatagtggctgcatggcttagtcgactttttagagctaaattctctttactttttagaaaaatcaacattaaaaatgatcaatttcactgtttctatgtacagcacattgtagagcagtcaagactggtaatgagcatgctgactataaatataatcctttgtagttttagccacgccctataacacggaatgcttcacgcaaaaatttcgtaaaaatttcgtttccaatcccctttcttttgtatctctggttgTAGTAATGTTACACCATAATTTACACATGTTATGTCATTGACcaacatatatacatgtagtgggtTCTGTTTAGCTAGTGACATCACGCACTACATGTTTAGAGAATCCCATTAAGGTGCAGGGCTCTCTGCTTACCTAAAATAGCCAGTGTGGTATTGGCAAACATGGTGGCTGGGACTGACCCACTGGCTTCACTAGGAGGGATTCGAGCCTCACACCTCACAATTCCATTGTCAATCACTCCAGTAGATCTGATGGTCATTTCAGTTGTGATGCTAGTTACACCATTACTGGTGCTACGGCCTGTAACCTCGGTGCTATATTTGCCTGAACCAATGGTTTGAACATCCCTCACATCACCATGCCACCAGAAAATTTCAAGGCTAGAGGCAAACTGTTCAGACGCAGTCGCTGTGCATGTGAATATGACGCTATCTTCATTTGTGGCAAGTACGTCGTTGTTCTGTAGCGTAACCACTTGAGGTGTAGGGGGCTGTGGAATTCTCGGGAGATCTAAGTGGATCATTAAAAAAACATTGTAATAATAACATAACATGCATGTTAACACATTGACAGTGACATCATAATGATACAGTGTGTGCAGAAACACGTACATACCAAACACCACCAAGGAGAGGTTAACGGATCTTGTCTGTTCATATACCATTTCACCATCAGCTCTATTTCCACCCTCCACCCCCAAGACACATACATAATCACCAGCATCAGCAGGAGAAACGTCAGAGATTATGAGTGATAAATCTCCTCTGTCAATACTATAGTGACCACTGTTGCTGTTATCATTTCCAGAAGTATGACCACCCCGGAGGCTGATCGTCATTCCTGTATTGACATAAGACCACTCAACTGTGTAAAAACCAATCAGTTTGCCAGGCTGAATGGCACAACTTAGGCGAGCTTTAGTTCCAGATGCAACAGGGAAAAGAGTTGGCACACCCATCAAATCTTGATACACTGGGAACGCTGCAAGGCGAAAAGAACTTAATTATGGAGCCGTAAAAAGGTAAATGCAACAAACCAGGGAAATATTTTGGATCGCTTTCTCGTTGGTTATTTGGATTACTTTGTGTTCCACATGTGTACATACCTTCGAGGTCACGAGTAATACTAAATGCTATGTTGCTGCTACCCGGTTGACGATTAATTTCCACTCTCGGCATAACATCAAACAGCGAGGTTCCGTTAAGCCAGAAGAAAGCATTTGGTTCACTAGTTCCTGTTTGTTCGTTGCGGCACTCAAGTGTAAGCACATTAATGTTTATTGTGCCAACTATTAGCAGGTCGAATTTCTGAGACAACGTTATACTTGGCAGGAGCAAGCACAAAATGGTAACTGTCCTTGCAAAGTTCATTTTCTTAACAATTACACAAGATAAGATAATCACACGCTATAGATACATTAATGGGATCCTAATATAGCAGCTAAATTCAATCAGCTAGGCACAAAATAATCTTACTTACTTTAGTGGTATCTATAGCTTGAGCTTTCCTGTTTCAACGCAGGAAGTAGATGAATTCAATCTACCCAGTTTTAGGGGTTGACCCATCTATAATATTTTCCCTGATTTTTGTCAGTGTAACAGTAGATAAccaattattatgcctcgaggcgtagccgcacgagggatacggtaaagctgactgtgtgtgtgtctgtctgtgtgtgtgtgtgtgtattccagctataactgctcaacggttacaatgcgacgaaaactaacagcttctataggcttctagccacgttctcttggattttgattcgtggattagcaaactaaagcttctttctcgagttatggctagtttgactcacattgaaggctgttgcagtctcttcagaatctttcatagcatcatctgtccgcacaaactttctattcaacatatgagttagccttgcactaaagcgctagctttttgttagctacaatactcagaaaatatctgttaaaacagctagctagcagtacagtagccatttgtaaaattgatctctttggacacaccctttaattattcctgtggatgtaatgcgcatgcgcgctcattccccatgtgtgagaaaataatatccaagatccagatccagatcctcctggcagaatcatctttgtcttgagggcctggtaagccacaaaacactaccatataacaatatagataacaatatgcatgtacacaggtcttttcttcttagatattatatacactgaactacagatcctggaagaatcaattttcttctttcttgatgtcctggtaagccacataatacaaaaaataataacttacaatagatgcatgtaaataagtcttttcttctcagtgactttatatagataagctaactttaatataaaattcattatagataacactctaatacttttgagcgaaagcaaa of the Halichondria panicea chromosome 2, odHalPani1.1, whole genome shotgun sequence genome contains:
- the LOC135331888 gene encoding uncharacterized protein LOC135331888 gives rise to the protein MNFARTVTILCLLLPSITLSQKFDLLIVGTININVLTLECRNEQTGTSEPNAFFWLNGTSLFDVMPRVEINRQPGSSNIAFSITRDLEGMYTCGTQSNPNNQRESDPKYFPAFPVYQDLMGVPTLFPVASGTKARLSCAIQPGKLIGFYTVEWSYVNTGMTISLRGGHTSGNDNSNSGHYSIDRGDLSLIISDVSPADAGDYVCVLGVEGGNRADGEMVYEQTRSVNLSLVVFDLPRIPQPPTPQVVTLQNNDVLATNEDSVIFTCTATASEQFASSLEIFWWHGDVRDVQTIGSGKYSTEVTGRSTSNGVTSITTEMTIRSTGVIDNGIVRCEARIPPSEASGSVPATMFANTTLAILGGFSGMTVSVTQEGNIFFDIKLHDVIPIDVNLYIEYTPLNNPTSTIPIITKDGFINTENIIYLERAPPQAILDTEFTLQVALITQNLEMGPKSDKSRVLDTRSRPLSTEQLYEIIIIVSVIGCFVFLLLFILLIVIACLVKRHLKRKGDMHTAGNLAIGALPTEVEHNPGANPSDLLADVVCKIYKRIHQIDHGGAESAIRQLEPPEELSEEDITKAIESIKKIVNTGLAHSQLKPRVFKLFQEDIFYSTMTSMDKQDHQFLITAFKRAYCVLYEEVVGVDPTSWEEDLDNVVKFLEETLEGLLTIKHKFQLKEDLLIRLQNL